The stretch of DNA GCCCACATGGTGCCGACCCGGTCGGTGATCCACCCGACGGACAGCGCGCCTGCCATACCGCCGAGGTTGAACAGCGCCGCGGCGAGGATCGCGTGGGACGCGCTCTGCCCGGCCTGACTGAACAGCGACGGCATCCACCCGAACAGGAAGTAGATCACCAGGAAGTTGATGACGAAGACCACCCACAGCAGGATCGTGTCCAGCGCCCGGCCCCGCGCGAACAGTGCACGGATGGGCGACCTGGTGGCCACCGCCGCGTCCACGGTGAACGTCACCGAACCGTCGATTCCGGCCCGCGGGGCGATCGCCGAGAGGATCTTCGCGGCGCCGGCGTGATCGCCCCGGGCGGCGAGGAACTTGCCCGACTCCGGCAGTCCGGCCCACGCGAGCGCTGCCACGATCAACGGGAGGACGCCACCGGCCACGAAGATCGACTGCCAGCCGTATGCCGGAATCAATTGAGCGGCGGCGAGTCCGCCGAGGAATCCGCCGAGGGACATACCCGCAACGACGATGGTGACGAGGGTGGAGCGGCTGCGCGCGGGGCTGTACTCACTGGTCAGTGCGATCAGGTTCGGGGTGACACCGCCGAGCCCGATTCCGGCGAGGATGCGCAGCACGATCAGCACGCCCATCGACGGCGCGAACGCGGAGGCGAGGGTGAACACCGCGAACAGCACGGTGCACAGCAGGATCACCCGGCGCCGGCCCCAGCGGTCGGCGACGGGACCGAACAGCAGGCTGCCCACGACCATCGCGCCGCTGCTCAGCGCGAGCAGCAGCCCGAACGAGGCCTTGGACAGGCCCCAGTCCTCGGACAGCGCGGGAATCGCGAATCCGATGAGCTGGGCGTCCATGCCGTCGAGGATTGCGAGCGCCAGGCACAACGCGATGGCGCGCTTCTGGAGGGCCGACACCGGGGCGGTGTCGATGAGTTGGGAGATGTCGACTTCACGAGTTGGGGCCACGACGTGTATTCCTCTCGGGAGGGGGAACCGCGGAGATGAAGCCTCAGGACTGGACTGGTGTCGCTAGACCGGGGTGACGGTGCCGTCGACCGCGAGTGCGTCGGCGGGCACCTCGGGGAACCGTTGGCGCAGAGACGGTTTGGCGAGCTTGCCGGAGAACGTGCGCGGCAGGGGCTCACCCAGCGCGACGGCGTGCTTGGGACGCTTGAACTTCGCCAGGTTCTCGCCCGCGACCTCGGCGATGTCGGCGACGATCTCGGCGGCGGGACGCTCGCTGTGGAACACCACCATCGGCACCTCGCCCCACCGGTCGTCCTTGACGCCGATGACCGCGAGGTCGACGAGGCCCTCGATGCCGTGCAGGGCGTTCTCGATCTCGGCGGGGTAGACGTTGAGGCCCCCGGAGATCAGCATGTCCTTGCTGCGGTCGACGATCTTGAGGAAGCCGCCCTCGTCCTGCATGCCGAGGTCACCGGTGCGCAGCCAGCCGTCGACCAGGGTCGCCTCGGTGGCGTCGGGCTTGTTCCAGTACTCCCGCAGCACGTGCTCGCCGCGGACCAGGATCTCGCCGACCTCCCCGGCCGGGGTGTCGACTCCCGGATCCCCGATCCGGATGTGGGTGCCGACCAGCGGCAGCCCGGCGAAGCCGGGACGGGTCACGGCGTCCTCGTAGGCGAGCGTCGAGACCATGCCGGACGCCTCGGTCAGGCCGTAGCACTGGGTGAGCGGGATGCCGTGCGAGCGGTAGAAGTCGAGCAGGTCCAGGCTGACCGGGGCGCCACCCGTGCCGGCGAACGTGAACTTCGCCAGCTTGCGGGCGCCGAAGTCGGGCAGCATCGTCATCCGCTCCCAGATCACCGGGACGGTGGTGGTGGCGGTGATCTGCTCGCGCTCGAACGTGTCGAGGGCGATCTCCGGGTCGTACTCGCGCAGCAGGACCATCGTCGCGCCGGGCAGAACGACGAGCTGCATGAAGATCGACAGGATCGAGCCGGTGTACACGAGCGGCGCCGAGCACAGCACCCGGTCCTGGGAGGAGAAGCCGAACGTGACCGACTGGGAGATGCCGGGGGTCATCGCGTTGCGGTGGGTGATCAGGGCACCCTTCTGCACGCCGGTGGTCCCGGACGTGTAGCAGATGAAGCCGGGGTCGTCGGCGTCGATGGCGACGACGGGCGCGGTCCCGGGGTCGATCAGCCGCTCGTACGGCGGGTGGGCGGTGCCCCCGATCGCGTAGGTCTCGAACTCCGCCTGCTCGGCGGCGACCTCGAGCAGCGAGGCGAAGCCGTCCTCGACGATCACCACGCGCGGCGCGGAGTCGACCACCATCGGCGCGAGCTCCTTCGCGGTGAGCCGGAAGTTCAGCGGCACGCTGATGGCGCCGAGCTTGAGCGTGGCGAGGATGACGTGGGCGAGTTCGGGGCGATTGAGCATCATCACCGCCACCCGGTCGCCCTTGCGGACGCCCCGGGCTGCCAGACCGCGGGCGAGTGCGTCGGTGATCGCATCGACCTCGGCCCAGGTCTGCGACGTGTCCCCGAACACGATGGCCTGCTGCTGCGAACGTGTCTTACCCCAGAACCGGGTCAGGTCCGCGAGATTCATCTGTGCTCCTCGTGCTCGTCAACCGGGTGTGACCACCCTCACTTCGTGTGCCGTAAACCTAACAGTTGTAGGCGAGAGACGCAATGCTCGATTCGGAAAATTCGGACACCCGGCAGAACCGTTTCCGTGCACGAAAACGACACCCACACAGTATATTTCGTGTGGGTGTCGCTTCCGTGGAATGGGCGCGTTCAGCCGGCCGGCGGGACCTCGCGCCGGGAGCTCGCCGCGGCGATCCGCACGGCGTCGTACCGCGCCACCGTCCGCAGTACCTCCGCCGTGTCCGCGCCCACGACCGGCGGCAGCGCGGGCGCGAACTTCTCCCCGGCGACGCGCACGGGGCTGACGACGAACTCGAGCTCACCGACCCCCGGGTAGTCGACCCGGTAGGTGTTTTCCCGCGCCCGGAAGTGCGGGTCGTCGAGCATGTCGACCACGCTGTTGACCGGGCCTCCCGCGATACCGTGTTCGAGGAACAGCTGCACCCACTCGGCACGGGTGCGCTGCGCGAAGATCTCCGTCAGCGCCCGCCACACCAGGTCCGCGCGGGCGGCGGCACCGTCATCCGTGCCGGTGAGGTCGACGCCGATCAGATCGTCACGCCCGACCGCGGCGAGGAAGTTGTGCCAGAACTTCTCCACGTGCGAGCCGAACAGGATCGCCTCGCCGTCGGCGGTACGGTAGGCCTCGAGCCGAGGCCAGTCGGGCAGCCGTCCGTCGGGCAGCCACGTCGGGCGGGGAATCGAGCGGCCCTTGTTCAACTCCGCGTCCACGAGGTCCGGCATCCACGCGGCGGCGACGTCGATGCCCGCCACCTCCACGTGGCAGCCGACACCGGTGGCTCCGGCCTTGTGCAGCGCGGCGAGCAAACCCATCGCGCCGTAGGCGCCGAGGGCGTACATCGCGATCGGCGGCGTCGTGGACCCCGCCATACCCTCGGTCGGCGGCTCCGCGGGAGTGTCGACGGAACGGAGCCCGGCGTACGCGTCGAACACCGGACCACCGGTGCCGAGAACACGGTACGGACCGTCGGTGCCCATACCCGACACCGTGCACAGCACGATCTTCGGATTCACCTGCCGCAGTTGCTCGTACCCGATGCCGAGCCAGTCGAGATATCCGCCTCGCATGCCCTCGACGACGGCATCGCACGAGCGCGCGAGATCGAGGAAGGCCTGCTTGCCCTCGGGGCTGCGCAGGTCGAGTGCGACGGACTTCTTGCCGCGGTTCCACCGCAGATGCATGAACGCCGGACCGTCCTCCGCTCCGACGGCACGGCTGCCACCGACGCGCACGGGGTCCCCGAGCGGGCCGGATTCGATCTTGATCACGTCGGCGCCCAGATCGGCGAGATGTCCGCCCAGTGACGACGGCGCCAGCTGCGCGACCTCGAGGACCCGGACGCCGTCCAGCAGCGAGTACCCACTCATGAATCCTCCATTTCCCGGCCGTCGGCCAGCGAGACATTGTGCGTCTGTTCAGGTTTCAGTTCGATCCAGAGGCCGTCGACGTCTGCGACGAGAACGTCCCCGTGATACATTGCGCCGCGCAGGAACCGCTTGCGGCCCTCCTGCCCGGCCAACTCCGCCTCCACCCGCAATTCGACGCCGAGCGGAGCGGGGGCCCGGTAGTTGACGTGCAGGTACGCCGTGCGGGCCCACGGCCTGCCGGAGCTGTTGGCGAGGCGCGCGAGAATTTCGTCGAAGATCAGCGGCGTCACGCCGCCGTTCATCGCGTAGCGCCCGGAATGGAATCTGCCCACCGTGACGCGCCCCCGCGCCCGGGTCGCGGTCACCTCGTCGACATGGAGGGGTGGCGTGAGCGCCTGTGCCCGGCCGGGAAGGTCCCAGCGGCGGCCTGCGATCTGTTCGTCCTCGCCGACCTCGAACTCCGCCAGTCGCGTTGCGAGGTCACGGAGCGTACGCGCCGCGCGACCAGCCGCGTCCGGACTCGGTCGGCTGCGGGTGACGGCCTCCTGCACGGAGCGCAAAGCCTCGGCCAGTTCAGCGAACTCGTCGTCGCCGTCCGCGGTCGGTTCGAACGGGTCGTCCCAGCTGGGGCTCCAGATGTCGTCGTCGGTCGTGACGGTGCCGTTCACCCGGACCTCGCTTTCGGTGGTGAGGAGTGGCGACGTGCGGCTCACCGGGCGCGCCGTCCGAAGTACGAGCCGAACATCTCCTCGACCGGACGCGGTCGGAGCGTCGTGCGCGACACGACGTTCTCCCGGTCGTACCGGCTCCGCAGGTCGCGTCCCGGTCCGTCGAGCAGTAGAGCCTTGATCTCGCGCATCGACTCCGGAGGCTGAGCGGCGATCTGCCCGGCCGCCTCGAGCGCGGCAGCGAGGACGTCGCCGTCGGCCGCGTACCGGGAGACGACACCCATCCTGTAGGCCTCCTCACCGGTCACCGCCCGGGACGTCATCAGCAGGTCGCGGGCCTGCCCCGCGCCGATCAGGTGGTCGAGCACCCACGTCAGGTCGGCGCCGCCGTACTTCGCCGCGGTGACGGTGATGCTGGTGCCGGGGCCGCCCACGCGCAGATCGGAACACACCGCCAGCAGGGTGCCCGCGCCGTAGGCCATGCCCTGGACCGCGGCGACGGTGGGCTTGGGGAACGTGAAGTATCTCCACAGCAGTTCGTCCCGTTCGAGCAGGCTGAGGGCGCAGGCGTCCGCCGTCATCGCCCGGAGTTCCTTCAGGTCGTATCCCGCCGAGAATGCGGCGGTACCCTCCCCTGCCAGCAGCACCACCCGGACGTCCGGGTCGTCCGCCGCCTCGGCGAGCGCGGCATCGAGTTCACGTTGCAGGCCGAGGGTGATCGCGTTGTGCACGTCGGGCCGCGCGAGGTCGAGTTGCAGCACTCCGGATGCGGGTGACGATCGGCGCAGGTCGCCCGTCGTCACCTCACACCGCCGGCCGCGGCCTCCTGCCGAGCGACCTCCTCGGCGTCCCGGGTGATCATCTTGTGGAATACCTGACCGGGCAGCTCGTTGCGTCCGTAGATCAGCTCGTCGACCTGCCCGTGCGCCGCGTTGGCCGTGATCGTCTTCGTGACGAACCAGTCCTCGGCGTGCAGGGTCTCCATGAGAAGTTCCCAGTTCTTGTCGAGAATCCGCTTCTCCCGCGGTGTCTCGGGTTCCTTCGGGGACAGCAGGCGAATGGTGCAGTACGACACGTTGGGATCTTCGGTGTCGGGCACGATGGTCCAGATCTCGAAGTGGTTGGGCTCGGTCACGAGCATCGTGCCCGGGTAGATCGTGTAGTTCGCGAGGGAGTAGTCGCGGACGTCGAACGAGTCAGGGTCCGCTCCGCGCACCTCGGTGATCGACTTGCGGGCCACGACGATTCGCCACGAACGGTCGACCAGGTCGTACGCCGTGATGTTGCCCTCGAGGTAGTTGCACACGGTCTTGGTGTGCAGCTGGCACAGGTGGTACGAGTCCTGGACGCCGTCGACGGCGATCTTCCAGTTCATGTCGAGTTTCCAGGTTTCCTTGCGCACCTGGAACGACTCGGCCATGCCGGTCGCCGTGACCTCCGCGTCGTGCTTGGGGCCGAGGATCCCGGCGATGTCGAGTTCCGCACCGACCGTCGGGACCACCCAGACCAGGCCGTGCCGCACCTCGCAGGGAAATTCGACGAGCCCGTACTGCGAACGGTCCATGCCGTCGAAGCCCTCGGCGTGCGGCATTCCCCGCAGGTCGCCGCCGCGGCCGTACGCCCAGTTGTGATAGGGGCAGCTGAAGACACGCTTGCAGCCGGCTTCCTCGAACTCCACCTTCGAGCCCCGGTGCCTGCAGACGTTGGAGAAGGCCTTGACACTGCCGTCCGTCTGCTTGACCACCAGTAGCGGAGTGCCGATCAGCTCGGTCGTGACGAAGTCGCCCGCCTTCTTCAGCTCGTCGACGTGGGCGACGATGTGCGGCAGGCGCCGGACCACCGTGCGCTCCCGTTCGGCGAGTTCGGGGTCGTTGAACACCGAGAACGGCACTCGAAGCAGGTCGTCCGCGTAGTCGGTGCTGTTGTTGTCGACGTGTGCGATCAGTCGCTCGGTGAGTGTGATCTTGTCTGCGCGCTCCATACACCGAGAGTGGCACATGAGACATTCATTGTCTAGCGTCTCACGCGAAATGATGGCGGTACTGTTTCCTGGTGGCTGCAAGGACTGGAAACGAACCCGCGACCGACGTCCGCTCGACGATCCTCGGTGCAGCGGAGTCGTGCTTCGAACGCTTCGGAATCACCAAGACGACCATGGAAGACGTCGCCCGCGCCGCGGACATGTCCCGCGCGACCGTCTACCGGTACTTCTCGGACCGCGAGAGTCTGATCATCGAATCGGTCGCGCGACGCGCGCGCATGAACATGGCGCCCGCCCGCGCCTTCATAGCGAAGTGGCCCACGATCGAGGAGCGACTCGTGGAGGGCATCAGCCAGAACGTCGAAAGCGGTCTGCGGGACCCGATGGTCCACCTGCTGGTCTCCCCGTCGGAGATGACGCTGGCCAACTCGCTCCTGACCACGTCGGGCAAGGCCGTCGAACTGACGAGCGAGCTGTGGGAGCCGATTCTGCGCGAAGCGCAGGAGGCCGGCGACCTCCGCGCCGACCTCGATCTGACATTGCTGTGCGAATGGATCTCGGAACTCGAGATCATGTGTATCAGCCAACTCAACGGCGGCACCGGCTCGCTGGAACGGTTCCGCGAGAAGATCCGCACGTTCCTGGTTCCCTCGGTTCTGCCTGCCGGCGCCTGAAGTACGCGAGGTACGACGACGCCGGCAGACTACCCCGGACCCCGGCTACCGCGGCGCCTTGTCACCGTCGAGTGCCGAGTCGATGCCGCTGATCTCGGTGATCTTCCAGTCGTTTCCGCCGTCGACCGTCATCTCGTACGTCGCCGTCGACTGCAGTCCGTCCGGTGCCTGGCTGTTCTTCGTCAGGACACTCACGAAGCAATCGACGGAATAGGTACCGTCCGGCCCCGGTTCGGCTTTCGCCGAGATCGGTTGCGCGGTCGACGTCCACTGGAGCGGAGCGATGATCTGCTCCATCGACGTCGCCGCCTGGGTGAGACGGTTCGACAGTTCCGGGGACGTCCCCGCCGTCAGCCGTGTCCGCCACGCGGGCAGGTCGCGAAAGTCCATCTCGGCGGCGCCGGTCGCGTAGTCGAGGGCGATTCGTTCCGCCTGCTGCTTGTTCGCCGCCGCGTCGTGGAGTTGGTCGAGTTCGTCCGTCGTGCTCCGCAGTTGCCACCCGAGCGCCGCCAGTGCGACGACGAGCACGGCGACCAGACCCCCGGCCACCACCGACCGCAGCGGCACGTTCCTGCCCCCGCCACGCTCGCGATCGCCCGCACCATCGGAGGGATCCGTCTCGGGGGTGGTTCCGGAGTTCACGAGTTCCATTGATTTCTGCATCGTTCGCCTTTCGCTGGGCTGTCCGATCTCCGGGGTGGACGATCGAGTACGTCTCGGGATGCGGTTGTGTCTACCGTCCCGGGGGGCTGAGATGGACGGTCAGTGCATCTCCGGATGTGGTGGACGCCAGAACGTTGTCGAGCAGGCGGCCCACGTCGACGGTCCGCATCGCGGCCGCTCCAGCCTGGACCGAGGGCAGCAGATTCACGCCGATCACCTGCAGGTCCGGGGCGGTGTGGTCGAGGAACGTCTGCAGCTCCCCGATGAAAGGGCTTGCTCCGTTGGCGATTCCGTCGCGCAGCGGACCCTTCTCGGTGGCGAACCGGATTCCGCCGAGGACGTCGCGGAACCCACTGCCGAACTCGGCGACGATCGGTGTCGCACCCCGGAAACCCTCCGGGAGGGTGGCGCTGTCCATCAACAGCGGTTGCAGGGTGTCGAACAGCGTCGTGAGGTTGTCGGACTGCTGGGTGAGCGTCGCCGCGAGTAGCTCGCCGGCCCGCGTGAGATTGTTCAGGACAGCGAAGTCGTCGGGCAGTGCGACATCGATGGTGTCGAAGATCGCCTGTACCCGAACGGGATCCACCTGTTCGAGGAGCCGCGTCAGGCGCTCCGAAAGCTCCTTGAACGTGGTCGGTACCACGACCTGGTCCGCCGGGACGGTGGCGCCGTCCTCGAGATACGGTCCCGAGGCCGACGAGGGCAGCACCGCAAGGAACGGTTCACCCAGGGCCGACAGATTGTCGACGCGGAATTCGCTGTCGGCGGGGATCGACCGGTCACTCTCGTAGTTCCACGCGACCTCGATGTGATCGGCCGACGCCGTCACGTCACTGATGTGTCCGATGGCGACCCCCCGGAGCAGCACCCGGGAGCCGACGACGAGACCATTCGTGTCCGGTACGTCCAGCGTGGCGGTGCGTACGTCGTCGAACCGGGCGACGTGCAGGCCCGCCCGGCCCATGTAGAGGAACGACAGCACGGCGATCACCACCATGCCGAGAATGGACAACGAAGTCTTGACGGTCATTTCACTGCTCCCAGCATGCGGAGCAGGTTCTCCGCGTCGGCCACGATCTGGTCTCCCCCGGCAGATTCGATGCCCTCGATCTCGACGGAAGGCTTCTGTGCGAACGGCACGATCCTGCTGCGCAGGAAACGCGACAGCACGACGGTCGTGTCCGGCCCCTCGTCCCAGGTCTCGCGCGCCACGTCCCCCGTGTCGGCGAGCGTGTTCAGCATGGGAACCATCCACAGTCCGCCTTCGTAGACGCTGCCGACGGAGGGCA from Rhodococcus opacus B4 encodes:
- a CDS encoding MFS transporter, whose protein sequence is MAPTREVDISQLIDTAPVSALQKRAIALCLALAILDGMDAQLIGFAIPALSEDWGLSKASFGLLLALSSGAMVVGSLLFGPVADRWGRRRVILLCTVLFAVFTLASAFAPSMGVLIVLRILAGIGLGGVTPNLIALTSEYSPARSRSTLVTIVVAGMSLGGFLGGLAAAQLIPAYGWQSIFVAGGVLPLIVAALAWAGLPESGKFLAARGDHAGAAKILSAIAPRAGIDGSVTFTVDAAVATRSPIRALFARGRALDTILLWVVFVINFLVIYFLFGWMPSLFSQAGQSASHAILAAALFNLGGMAGALSVGWITDRVGTMWARSRGSDAAYAVVMAGYTIGALFIGAVAILLANSTLLLITICIVGFGISGSSAGIIAIAASIYPVAARSTGIGWAMGVGRIGSIAGPTLGAALIAAGMDARTIFLLMIVPTATAVLTLGVLFVRERLRGRTMVDATESVSVVEAH
- a CDS encoding class I adenylate-forming enzyme family protein — translated: MNLADLTRFWGKTRSQQQAIVFGDTSQTWAEVDAITDALARGLAARGVRKGDRVAVMMLNRPELAHVILATLKLGAISVPLNFRLTAKELAPMVVDSAPRVVIVEDGFASLLEVAAEQAEFETYAIGGTAHPPYERLIDPGTAPVVAIDADDPGFICYTSGTTGVQKGALITHRNAMTPGISQSVTFGFSSQDRVLCSAPLVYTGSILSIFMQLVVLPGATMVLLREYDPEIALDTFEREQITATTTVPVIWERMTMLPDFGARKLAKFTFAGTGGAPVSLDLLDFYRSHGIPLTQCYGLTEASGMVSTLAYEDAVTRPGFAGLPLVGTHIRIGDPGVDTPAGEVGEILVRGEHVLREYWNKPDATEATLVDGWLRTGDLGMQDEGGFLKIVDRSKDMLISGGLNVYPAEIENALHGIEGLVDLAVIGVKDDRWGEVPMVVFHSERPAAEIVADIAEVAGENLAKFKRPKHAVALGEPLPRTFSGKLAKPSLRQRFPEVPADALAVDGTVTPV
- a CDS encoding CaiB/BaiF CoA transferase family protein, whose protein sequence is MSGYSLLDGVRVLEVAQLAPSSLGGHLADLGADVIKIESGPLGDPVRVGGSRAVGAEDGPAFMHLRWNRGKKSVALDLRSPEGKQAFLDLARSCDAVVEGMRGGYLDWLGIGYEQLRQVNPKIVLCTVSGMGTDGPYRVLGTGGPVFDAYAGLRSVDTPAEPPTEGMAGSTTPPIAMYALGAYGAMGLLAALHKAGATGVGCHVEVAGIDVAAAWMPDLVDAELNKGRSIPRPTWLPDGRLPDWPRLEAYRTADGEAILFGSHVEKFWHNFLAAVGRDDLIGVDLTGTDDGAAARADLVWRALTEIFAQRTRAEWVQLFLEHGIAGGPVNSVVDMLDDPHFRARENTYRVDYPGVGELEFVVSPVRVAGEKFAPALPPVVGADTAEVLRTVARYDAVRIAAASSRREVPPAG
- a CDS encoding PaaI family thioesterase: MSRTSPLLTTESEVRVNGTVTTDDDIWSPSWDDPFEPTADGDDEFAELAEALRSVQEAVTRSRPSPDAAGRAARTLRDLATRLAEFEVGEDEQIAGRRWDLPGRAQALTPPLHVDEVTATRARGRVTVGRFHSGRYAMNGGVTPLIFDEILARLANSSGRPWARTAYLHVNYRAPAPLGVELRVEAELAGQEGRKRFLRGAMYHGDVLVADVDGLWIELKPEQTHNVSLADGREMEDS
- a CDS encoding enoyl-CoA hydratase/isomerase family protein, translating into MTTGDLRRSSPASGVLQLDLARPDVHNAITLGLQRELDAALAEAADDPDVRVVLLAGEGTAAFSAGYDLKELRAMTADACALSLLERDELLWRYFTFPKPTVAAVQGMAYGAGTLLAVCSDLRVGGPGTSITVTAAKYGGADLTWVLDHLIGAGQARDLLMTSRAVTGEEAYRMGVVSRYAADGDVLAAALEAAGQIAAQPPESMREIKALLLDGPGRDLRSRYDRENVVSRTTLRPRPVEEMFGSYFGRRAR
- a CDS encoding aromatic ring-hydroxylating oxygenase subunit alpha, whose product is MERADKITLTERLIAHVDNNSTDYADDLLRVPFSVFNDPELAERERTVVRRLPHIVAHVDELKKAGDFVTTELIGTPLLVVKQTDGSVKAFSNVCRHRGSKVEFEEAGCKRVFSCPYHNWAYGRGGDLRGMPHAEGFDGMDRSQYGLVEFPCEVRHGLVWVVPTVGAELDIAGILGPKHDAEVTATGMAESFQVRKETWKLDMNWKIAVDGVQDSYHLCQLHTKTVCNYLEGNITAYDLVDRSWRIVVARKSITEVRGADPDSFDVRDYSLANYTIYPGTMLVTEPNHFEIWTIVPDTEDPNVSYCTIRLLSPKEPETPREKRILDKNWELLMETLHAEDWFVTKTITANAAHGQVDELIYGRNELPGQVFHKMITRDAEEVARQEAAAGGVR
- a CDS encoding TetR/AcrR family transcriptional regulator; this encodes MAARTGNEPATDVRSTILGAAESCFERFGITKTTMEDVARAADMSRATVYRYFSDRESLIIESVARRARMNMAPARAFIAKWPTIEERLVEGISQNVESGLRDPMVHLLVSPSEMTLANSLLTTSGKAVELTSELWEPILREAQEAGDLRADLDLTLLCEWISELEIMCISQLNGGTGSLERFREKIRTFLVPSVLPAGA
- a CDS encoding MlaD family protein; the encoded protein is MTVKTSLSILGMVVIAVLSFLYMGRAGLHVARFDDVRTATLDVPDTNGLVVGSRVLLRGVAIGHISDVTASADHIEVAWNYESDRSIPADSEFRVDNLSALGEPFLAVLPSSASGPYLEDGATVPADQVVVPTTFKELSERLTRLLEQVDPVRVQAIFDTIDVALPDDFAVLNNLTRAGELLAATLTQQSDNLTTLFDTLQPLLMDSATLPEGFRGATPIVAEFGSGFRDVLGGIRFATEKGPLRDGIANGASPFIGELQTFLDHTAPDLQVIGVNLLPSVQAGAAAMRTVDVGRLLDNVLASTTSGDALTVHLSPPGR